A single Metarhizium brunneum chromosome 5, complete sequence DNA region contains:
- the MRN1 gene encoding RNA-binding protein MRN1: protein MQDLNGHIGQGASANSNGRFQGHVSKPSNSDTGFSHGAFTSNISGFADRHPRRGNIPSLNTQSMNQNQVASPNANDMTTPGTAFDMQFTPLLPSQLLLGSPFQPGSPAAFGSSPQFQNLSAFQQSQQQGGNNTQHSGGVSSPVQQNISPQSYQAMVSPSTYGAPQFYPPQSPTGGFNMQSAMQPASPVLGSSVVSSSSRTVYLGNIPQDTSAEEILGHVRSGQIESVRLLPDKNCAFISFLDASSATHFHSDAILKKLCIKGQDIKVGWGKPSQVPNSVALAVQQSGASRNVYLGNLPEDVSDEELREDLGKFGAIDTVKIVREKSIAFVHYLSIANAIKAVSQLPQEAKWQAPRRVYYGKDRCAYVSKTQQQNAAQYLGIAPGYAHMLTGADRDLISNALAQQSVAAAAVATTAGGINNLGNRTIYLGNIHPETTIEEICNVVRGGLLHHIRYIPDKHICFVTFIDPTAAASFYALSNLQGLMIHNRRLKIGWGKHSGALPPAIALAVSGGASRNVYIGNLDETWTEDRLRQDFSEYGEIELVNTLREKSCAFVNFTNIANAIKAIEAIRGRDEYKKFKVNFGKDRCGNPPRQTQQQGQSPRPEGVASPPPGGSQNSGSPPNGSTPQQSATLFNAQSNPLTMYLNQLSQQAHQHQHQQQHQHLSLQQNLLFNTAQSSPNELGLDIPQQGSLGGHGQSASISNSYGPNATSSGATTIGGLLAPGNARGSHSRAVSLPVLAPGFENGGNSPNSLAGSNGSDGERRGHQYQSSFGGLGGTGFGLAIQGGLNGWVEEEVAN from the coding sequence ATGCAGGACCTCAACGGGCACATTGGCCAGGGTGCCAGTGCAAATTCAAACGGCCGATTTCAAGGCCACGTATCAAAGCCTTCTAATAGCGACACTGGATTCTCTCACGGTGCCTTCACGTCCAACATATCTGGATTTGCTGACCGTCACCCCCGTCGCGGCAACATTCCGTCTCTCAACACTCAGTCCATGAATCAGAATCAAGTCGCATCTCCCAATGCAAACGACATGACTACACCTGGCACTGCGTTCGATATGCAATTTActcctctcctcccctcGCAGCTTCTGCTTGGAAGCCCCTTTCAGCCCGGAAGCCCAGCCGCCTTTGGAAGCAGCCCTCAGTTCCAAAACTTGTCTGCTTTCCAACAGAGCCAGCAGCAAGGGGGAAATAACACTCAGCATAGCGGGGGTGTCTCTAGCCCTGTTCAACAAAATATTTCGCCTCAGTCATATCAGGCCATGGTGTCGCCGTCCACGTATGGCGCCCCTCAGTTCTACCCTCCTCAGTCCCCTACTGGAGGTTTCAACATGCAATCGGCAATGCAGCCCGCTTCCCCTGTTTTGGGATCTTCTGTCGTGAGTAGTTCCAGTCGGACAGTCTATCTTGGCAACATTCCCCAGGACACCTCCGCCGAGGAAATCCTCGGCCACGTTCGGAGCGGTCAAATTGAGTCAGTTCGTCTCTTGCCTGACAAGAACTGTGCTTTTATCTCGTTCCTCGACGCCAGTTCTGCGACGCACTTCCACTCTGATGCAATCTTGAAAAAGCTCTGCATCAAAGGTCAGGATATTAAGGTGGGCTGGGGCAAGCCATCTCAGGTCCCCAATTCAGTTGCACTGGCTGTTCAGCAGTCCGGCGCCTCACGAAATGTCTACTTGGGCAACTTGCCTGAGGATGTATCTGACGAGGAACTTCGTGAAGACCTGGGCAAGTTTGGTGCCATCGACACAGTCAAGATTGTGCGGGAAAAGAGCATTGCATTCGTCCACTACCTATCCATAgccaatgccatcaaggcaGTCTCTCAACTTCCGCAAGAAGCAAAGTGGCAGGCTCCTCGTCGTGTCTACTATGGCAAAGACAGATGCGCCTATGTCTCTAAGACACAGCAACAGAACGCTGCGCAGTATTTAGGCATTGCCCCTGGCTATGCACATATGTTGACCGGTGCCGATCGTGACCTGATCTCCAATGCTCTTGCACAGCAATCCGTCGCTGCAGCCGCCGTAGCAACCACTGCCGGAGGAATCAACAACCTAGGAAACCGTACGATTTACTTGGGTAACATTCACCCGGAAACGACTATTGAGGAAATCTGCAATGTTGTTCGTGGGGGTTTGCTGCACCACATTCGATATATTCCTGATAAGCACATTTGTTTCGTTACCTTCATTGATCCAACGGCCGCGGCATCATTTTATGCGCTGAGCAATCTCCAAGGCCTAATGATACACAACCGCAGACTCAAGATTGGTTGGGGGAAACACTCCGGAGCCCTTCCACCAGCAATTGCCCTGGCTGTCAGCGGTGGTGCATCTCGAAACGTTTATATAGGTAATTTAGACGAGACTTGGACTGAAGACCGTCTTCGTCAGGACTTCTCTGAATATGGAGAAATCGAGCTTGTAAACACGCTTCGCGAAAAGAGCTGTGCCTTTGTCAACTTCACAAACATTGCCAACGCAATCAAGGCAATTGAGGCGATTCGTGGCAGGGATGAATACAAGAAGTTCAAAGTCAACTTTGGCAAGGACCGCTGTGGAAACCCCCCTCGACagacgcagcagcagggccagTCTCCTCGTCCTGAGGGGGTTGCTTCCCCTCCGCCAGGCGGTTCCCAGAACAGCGGCTCGCCACCGAATGGCTCGACACCTCAGCAATCTGCTACATTGTTCAACGCCCAGAGCAACCCTCTTACAATGTACTTGAACCAGTTGTCTCAACAGGctcatcaacaccagcaccaacagcaacaccagcaccTGTCTTTGCAGCAGAACTTACTCTTCAACACGGCCCAATCCTCTCCTAATGAGCTAGGTCTCGACATCCCACAGCAAGGATCCCTAGGCGGGCACGGTCAATctgcctccatctccaacagCTACGGTCCCAATGCTACTTCGTCTGGCGCCACAACTATCGGGGGACTTCTTGCCCCAGGCAACGCCCGTGGTTCTCACAGCCGGGCTGTCAGTTTGCCTGTGCTTGCCCCTGGCTTCGAGAATGGCGGCAATAGTCCAAATAGCTTGGCTGGTAGCAACGGCAGTGACGGAGAAAGACGTGGCCATCAGTATCAGTCCAGCTTTGGTGGATTGGGAGGCACAGGCTTCGGCCTTGCTATACAAGGTGGTCTCAATGGATGGGTAGAAGAGGAAGTGGCCAACTAA
- the gtr2 gene encoding GTP-binding protein gtr2, which produces MSLNPPLRETLLAELGDDTNLTARSSSGIMSPAELTLQRIQMQSSTGAQSKDAAKRLAVARRGASTIALAPKGKPRLLLMGQRRSGKSSISSVVFHKLPPNETLFLESTARIQKDSMASFMDFQVWDFPGQIDVFDNANFDMDAIFGEIGALIWVIDAQDDYLEAVSRLNATVLFLQRGYPNINIEVFIHKVDGLSDDYKLDIQRDITIRIQDELSDHGFENAPVTFHLTSIYNHSIFEAFSKVIQKLIPRLGTLESMLTNLCRTCRFEKAYLFDVLSKIYIATDNATADMASYEICSDYIDVIIDITEVYGTWQRSDESRKKLEGEPWNTKLDEQIGCPTAESCLVLHDSNKPIMLREVDRYLALVAIMRDDSYDRMPLVNMNVEAVVEGLTEFFNITKPRK; this is translated from the exons ATGTCGCTAAACCCTCCTCTTCGCGAAACTCTACTCGCAGAGTTGGGCGATGATACGAACTTGACAGCTCGTTCGTCCTCTGGCATCATGAGTCCAGCCGAACTAACCTTGCAACGCATTCAAATGCAGTCCTCAACTGGCGCGCAAAGCAAAGATGCTGCTAAACGTTTGGCAGTGGCTAGACGCGGTGCATCCACCATAGCTCTGGCTCCTAAGGGAAAGCCGAGGCTTCTATTGATGGGTCAGAGAAG GAGTGGGAAATCCTCTATTTCGAGCGTTGTATTCCATAAACTACCTCCCAATGAGACCCTTTTTCTGGAGTCGACAGCACGGATACAGAAGGACTCTATGGC ATCCTTCATGGACTTCCAAGTCTGGGACTTTCCAGGACAAATCGATGTTTTCGACAACGCCAATTTCGATATGGATGCAATTTTTGGTGAGATAGGCGCTCTAATATGGGTGATCGATGCCCAAGACGACTATCTCGAAGCTGTATCCCGCCTCAACGCCACTGTTCTCTTTTTACAACGCGGCTATCCCAACATCAACATCGAAGTGTTTATACACAAAGTCGATGGTCTCTCCGATGACTACAAGCTTGATATCCAGCGCGACATTACCATCCGCATCCAAGATGAATTGTCTGATCACGGATTCGAAAATGCGCCAGTTACATTTCACCTCACTTCCATTTATAACCATTCCATCTTCGAGGCCTTTAGCAAAGTCATACAGAAACTCATCCCTCGCTTAGGGACGCTGGAGTCCATGCTTACCAATCTCTGTCGAACGTGTCGCTTTGAAAAGGCATATCTTTTCGACGTCCTTTCTAAGATTTATATTGCTACTGACAATGCAACGGCTGACATGGCAAGTTATGAGATTTGCAGCGACTATATTGATGTTATTATTGATATTACAGAGGTATATGGTACATGGCAGCGTAGTGACGAGAGTCGCAAGAAATTGGAAGGAGAGCCGTGGAATACCAAACTTGATGAGCAGATTGGCTGTCCTACGGCCGAGAGTTGTCTCGTGTTGCATGATAGCAATAAGCCCATTATGTTGAGGGAAGTGGATCGTTACCTGGCCCTGGTTGCGATTATGAGAGATGATTCATATGACAGGATGCCCTTGGTCAATATGAATGTTGAGGCAGTCGTAGAGGGGTTGACGGAGTTCTTCAACATTACGAAACCACGGAAGTAG
- the cut20 gene encoding Anaphase-promoting complex subunit 4, whose protein sequence is MAQRKQLSLYSETELESKAPVGFPSSCPTLDLSTTWDAVDKNLFIYRPPRQAVSKIHQAGAPGTQSSEVVTVTWKPDGQFLAVGWSDGVVRLMGLETNKAAHHIPVCGGTANISRIGWATCNVASKSPGDLLIQSKDGILTNTTTSDDNLPPNLPQELTFLEVDTALPKISPLPTSSAGADDDATVFTLRTGIEFLFQPPKREEYEQVNVMIVGTDDGKLQLNIYDSFLIGTFPSPMSESLNTPPYMISHAAHPRLSTHALVFAHTQTEPEYLHLVPMDLPFISSSPINLCLLASKLTTLQKLLRYIKQTQLHMQVEWKNTRELPSRFLRSVQGDLEELPSGPRSIVPALYHTVVTGHAYGPVREWLIDSLAERGHKRWDKAVVSGLENLRSLVHENFLPALERCTIILSRLRGLAQFYDDRDDIGYSVTQTNRLLDIIACLGLVGHKILSNVMDELEHFNAFSTWLRFQIDRQASSSTTADELTEKEATMDTSKVLTYIENYLTHSPLDVYFDQVSEEDWQADFDHIEDGVGILPILDAQLKKQESGQGSRKALQHVDFLVSYVTTCSSRIFKDIAEATKRSVRFGKAVKLSIGQPIALMDTLIFHTSGNAGRIYTALASKSYSDEVYIFRSGVDIKNGISSSSQTTSTCIRLPNKKLVDLKFLNDETLALLCTQTDNTSIVTLVPLESDHLQYKAYDSSPGDTPIIELADLQEFAIPPEYAMRPVRMEVHDKTDLRGELPQYEIPLVVGVISNYE, encoded by the exons ATGGCTCAGCGGAAACAGCTCTCACTCTACAGCGAGACTGAGCTCGAGTCCAAAGCCCCCGTGGGTTTCCCTTCAAGTTGTCCCACGCTCGACCTGTCTACCACGTGGGATGCTGTCGACAAAAACCTATTCATTTACAGACCTCCCCGTCAAGCTGTTTCTAAAATCCACCAAGCTGGGGCTCCAGGGACGCAATCGTCAGAAGTGGTCACCGTGACCTGGAAACCAGACG GTCAATTTCTCGCAGTAGGATGGAGCGACGGAGTTGTCAGGCTTATGGGCTTGGAAACGAATAAAGCTGCTCATCACATCCCAGTGTGCGGAGGAACGGCCAACATCTCCCGTATTGGCTGGGCAACCTGCAATGTCGCAAGTAAATCACCAGGAGACCTCTTGATACAATCAAAGGATGGTATACTCACAAATACAACGACTTCCGACGACAATTTGCCTCCTAATTTGCCCCAGGAGCTTACTTTTCTCGAGGTTGACACCGCCCTTCCCAAGATCAGTCCCTTGCCTACCAGTAGTGCTGGCGCAGA TGATGATGCAACTGTATTCACGTTGCGGACAGGGATTGAATTCTTGTTTCAACCGCCGAAGCGGGAGGAATATGAGCAAGTGAACGTCATGATAGTTGGGACGGACGATGGCAAGCTGCAGCTAAACATTTACGATTCCTTTCTTATTGGCACATTTCCCAGTCCCATGTCAGAGTCGTTAAATACGCCGCCATACATGATTTCTCACGCTGCTCATCCTCGGCTATCAACACACGCTCTGGTCTTTGCACATACACAGACGGAGCCGGAATACCTCCACCTAGTCCCGATGGACCTGCCCTTCATTTCGTCATCCCCGATTAACTTGTGCCTGCTGGCTTCCAAGTTGACTACACTTCAGAAGTTGCTGCGATATATCAAACAAACCCAACTCCACATGCAAGTCGAATGGAAGAATACCCGAGAATTACCAAGCCGATTTCTGCGCAGCGTGCAAGGGGATCTAGAAGAGCTGCCAAGCGGTCCCCGAAGCATCGTTCCAGCACTGTACCACACTGTCGTCACCGGACATGCGTACGGGCCAGTGCGAGAATGGCTGATTGATAGTCTCGCAGAACGT GGTCACAAGCGATGGGACAAAGCTGTCGTCTCCGGTCTCGAAAATCTCCGCAGCCTAGTCCACGAGAATTTCCTTCCGGCATTAGAGCGCTGTACCATTATTCTCAGCCGTCTACGTGGTTTGGCCCAATTCTATGACGACAGAGACGACATTGGATACTCGGTTACTCAAACCAACAGACTTCTCGACATTATCGCTTGTCTGGGTCTAGTCGGCCACAAGATTCTATCCAATGTCATGGACGAACTGGAGCATTTCAACGCGTTTTCTACATGGTTGCGATTTCAGATTGATCGTCAAGCTTCATCTAGTACAACAGCAGATGAGCTCACCGAAAAAGAGGCAACTATGGACACGTCAAAGGTTCTCACGTATATTGAGAATTATCTCACCCATAGTCCACTTGATGTATACTTTGACCAAGTCTCCGAGGAAGACTGGCAGGCTGACTTCGATCATATCGAAGACGGTGTCGGCATATTGCCCATTCTTGACGCGCAATTGAAGAAACAAGAGTCAGGACAAGGATCCCGAAAAGCTCTCCAGCACGTAGACTTCCTAGTATCATACGTGACGACTTGCTCCAGTCGAATATTTAAGGACATAGCAGAAGCAACAAAGCGAAGCGTACGGTTCGGCAAGGCTGTCAAGCTGTCTATCGGGCAACCCATTGCACTAATGGACACCCTCATATTCCATACCAGCGGGAAT GCAGGCAGGATATACACAGCGCTAGCATCAAAATCATACAGCGATGAAG TGTACATATTCCGATCCGGCGTTGACATCAAGAACGGCATTAGTAGCAGTTCTCAGACGACATCGACGTGCATTCGTCTCCCCAATAAAAAACTAGTCGACTTGAAGTTTTTAAATGACGAGACATTGGCCTTACTGTGTACTCAAACTG ATAACACTTCAATCGTCACCCTCGTCCCGCTCGAATCCGACCACCTCCAATACAAGGCATACGACTCATCCCCGGGTGATACACCAATTATTGAACTAGCTGATTTACAAGAGTTTGCGATCCCCCCCGAATACGCCATGCGACCTGTTCGAATGGAAGTCCATGACAAGACAGACCTTCGAGGAGAGCTGCCT CAATATGAAATACCCCTAGTTGTTGGCGTCATCTCCAATTATGAGTGA
- the ARCN1 gene encoding Coatomer subunit delta — MVVLAASICTRGGKAVLSRQFREMPRSRIEALLASFPKLADSGTQHTTVEQDNVRFVYQPLDELYMVLITNKQSNILQDIDSLHLFAQVVTSACRTLDEREIVRNAYELLSAFDELVTLGYRENLTISQIKTFLEMESHEERIQEIIARNKELEAAEERKRKAKQLEMQRKESARGNRGMPRTPVYPTYTPPSRPSGADSYDSYEAEKNKTFNKPLAPKGKGMQLGKKSKTTDMFERVRGDMGGEIDDTPLVAPTAAAATEPVEPRVSSTLDRDAVHVTISESISANLSREGAVNTLSISGDLSLRISDPSLTRVKLGLQAVTSHGAQFRTHPNVDKNLFNGSKTIQMSNTARGFPVNNSVAVLRWRASPKADDASSCPITFTVWINDNGGKYNVTVEYELTGGDALRDVSVVIPYSGSEPVVSSFDAAYEVSGDMLEWNIGSVDDENPNGAFEFEAESSDENDFFPMAVRFSKTTPYIDVDVKKVSLLDEDEEITFSKEVKSTADNYSVE, encoded by the exons ATG GTCGTTCTCGCGGCGTCAATCTGCACCCGCGGGGGGAAAGCTGTCCTTTCCCGCCAGTTTCGAGAGATGCCACGGTCGCGGATAGAAGCCCTCCTCGCCTCGTTCCCAAAGCTGGCCGACAGCGGCACCCAGCACACTACCGTTGAGCAGGACAATGTTCGATTTGTCTACCAGCCGCTTGACGAGCTCTACATGGtgctcatcaccaacaagcAGTCCAACATTCTCCAGGACATCGACTCCCTGCACCTGTTCGCTCAGGTCGTTACCAGCGCATGCCGAACTCTTGATGAGAGAGAGATTGTCCGAAATGCCTACGAACTTCTCAGTGCCTTTGATGAGCTGGTTACGCTTGGGTACCGGGAAAACCTCACCATAAGCCAGATAAAGACCTTTTTAGAAATGGAAAGTCATGAAGAGCGCATCCAGGAGATCATTGCCAGA AACAAAGAGCTTGAGGCTGCCGAAGAGCGAAAGCGAAAGGCCAAGCAACTTGAGATGCAGCGCAAGGAGTCTGCCAGGGGTAACCGGGGAATGCCACGAACTCCAGTTTATCCAACCTACACTCCTCCTTCAAGACCTAGCGGTGCCGATTCGTACGATTCATATGAGGCTGAAAAGAACAAGACGTTTAACAA GCCCCTCGCACCAAAAGGAAAGGGCATGCAGCTGGGCAAAAAGTCCAAAACCACGGACATGTTTGAGCGAGTTCGCGGCGACATGGGCGGCGAAATCGATGACACTCCCCTGGTAGCTCCCAcggcggctgctgctacCGAACCCGTCGAACCCCGGGTCTCATCGACTCTTGACCGCGATGCTGTCCATGTTACCATCTCCGAGTCAATTAGCGCCAACCTCTCTAGGGAAGGTGCTGTCAACACCTTGTCCATTAGCGGCGACCTTTCTCTTCGCATCTCCGATCCCAGCCTCACCAGGGTTAAACTTGGCCTGCAGGCCGTCACATCTCACGGCGCACAATTCCGTACACATCCCAATGTGGACAAGAATTTATTCAATGGGTCCAAGACGATTCAAATGAGCAACACAGCACGTGGGTTCCCTGTCAACAACTCAGTTGCTGTCTTGCGATGGAGAGCCTCGCCAAAGGCGGACGACGCCAGCTCCTGCCCCATCACCTTTACTGTGTGGATTAACGACAATGGTGGCAAATACAATGTCACAGTCGAGTATGAGCTTACCGGCGGCGATGCGCTGAGAGATGTCAGCGTTGTCATACCCTATTCAGGAAGCGAGCCTGTCGTGTCTAGCTTTGATGCGGCGTATGAGGTCTCTGGAGACATGTTGGAATGGAACATTGGCTCAGTTGACGACGAGAACCCCAACGGTGCTTTCGAATTCGAGGCTGAGAGCAGTGATGAGAACGATTTCTTCCCCATGGCTGTGAGGTTCAGCAAGACGACACCATACATAGATGTTGAT GTAAAGAAGGTGTCCCTgttggatgaggatgaggagattACATTCTCGAAAGAGGTGAAGTCCACCGCAGACAACTACTCTGTTGAGTAG